From the Candidatus Polarisedimenticolia bacterium genome, one window contains:
- a CDS encoding sigma-54 dependent transcriptional regulator, with amino-acid sequence MKRLLIVEDERISRENLQTMFSEHGYDVEAAPNGGQAIRRLDQEHFDLVITDMQMPEADGLQVLRKAKQADENTIVMVMTAYGSVESAVEAMRFGAYDYIQKPFELDELEMKVMRAFDHQRETRQLEVLKSAESEAGELVSESAEMKQVLAVVQKVARSKATVLITGETGTGKEKVAEALHQGSWRAEHNLVKVNCAAIPEDLIESELFGHERGAFTGALRRKMGRFELADEGTLFLDEVGSMSPRTQAKLLRALQDQEFERVGGERSIRVDVRVVAATNRDLLEAIDRGEFRSDLFHRLSVVNIRIPPLRERKADIQPLATIFLEKYSRELHRSIKGFTEEAKALLLEHPWSGNVRELKNAMERTVLMSESDWISPEDISLFEIRLAPRDAAGGSQKVSASMDLEEMEKEAVLQALERANWVQKDAAAALGISSRVMNYKVKKYSFKNPRWNRNKPTAGEM; translated from the coding sequence ATGAAGCGTCTTCTCATCGTCGAGGACGAGAGGATTTCGAGAGAAAACCTCCAGACGATGTTCAGCGAGCACGGTTACGACGTGGAAGCAGCGCCCAATGGCGGCCAGGCGATTCGCCGGCTGGACCAGGAGCACTTCGACCTGGTGATCACCGACATGCAGATGCCGGAGGCGGACGGGCTGCAGGTCCTCCGGAAAGCAAAACAGGCCGACGAAAACACCATCGTCATGGTCATGACTGCCTACGGATCGGTCGAATCGGCGGTCGAGGCGATGCGCTTCGGGGCCTATGACTACATCCAGAAGCCGTTCGAGCTCGACGAGCTCGAGATGAAAGTCATGCGGGCCTTCGATCACCAGCGGGAGACACGGCAACTGGAGGTCCTGAAGTCGGCGGAAAGCGAGGCAGGCGAGCTCGTCTCAGAAAGCGCGGAGATGAAGCAGGTCCTGGCGGTCGTTCAGAAAGTGGCCCGGAGCAAAGCGACCGTTTTGATCACCGGAGAGACCGGGACGGGAAAAGAGAAGGTCGCGGAAGCGTTGCATCAGGGCTCGTGGCGGGCGGAGCACAACTTGGTGAAGGTGAATTGCGCCGCGATTCCGGAGGACCTGATTGAAAGCGAGCTTTTCGGCCATGAGCGCGGCGCCTTCACGGGGGCGCTCCGAAGAAAAATGGGGCGCTTCGAGCTGGCGGATGAAGGGACACTGTTCCTCGATGAAGTCGGGAGCATGTCCCCCCGGACTCAGGCGAAGCTCCTGCGGGCTCTCCAGGACCAGGAATTCGAGCGGGTCGGCGGCGAGCGTAGCATCCGCGTCGACGTCCGCGTCGTGGCGGCCACCAACCGGGACCTGCTGGAGGCGATCGACCGGGGAGAATTCCGCAGCGATCTCTTTCATCGCCTGTCGGTCGTGAACATCCGAATTCCGCCCCTGCGGGAGAGGAAGGCGGACATCCAGCCGCTCGCGACCATCTTTCTGGAGAAATACAGCCGGGAGCTCCACCGGAGCATCAAAGGCTTCACCGAGGAGGCGAAAGCGCTGCTGCTGGAGCACCCTTGGTCGGGGAACGTGCGCGAGCTCAAGAACGCTATGGAGCGGACGGTGCTGATGAGCGAAAGCGATTGGATCTCCCCGGAAGACATTTCGCTCTTCGAGATCAGGCTGGCACCAAGGGATGCGGCCGGGGGATCCCAGAAGGTCTCGGCTTCGATGGATTTGGAGGAGATGGAAAAGGAAGCCGTGCTTCAAGCCCTGGAGCGCGCCAACTGGGTCCAGAAGGATGCCGCGGCGGCCTTGGGGATCAGCAGCCGGGTCATGAACTACAAGGTCAAGAAGTACAGCTTCAAGAACCCCCGCTGGAACCGCAACAAGCCCACCGCCGGCGAAATGTAG
- a CDS encoding ATP-binding protein yields MNPGFFKDVFESTRCGILTIDESGRVTAVNHLGRSILSLAEADSGPIPCEELLRNHPRMSRMLLDSLHMENPPGRFEIDIEAEGRPRRVVGGTISHVRDGEGRREGAVLVFKDLTQIEEGEEQESLKERLAAIGEMAAGLAHEIRNPLGNIGSTATLLKRKLSGNDSGILALNNIVQEVRRLNHTVTQCLEYAKPVNLTYRPLNLASLLQEVVEDVQAKWPRGGVLVTESHTGGEAGPLMADGFQLRQAFHNLVANAFDAMEGKGELGIITLLEPSGHKFAASDISGEDNPPYFAVVRIRDSGRGITPEARERMFFPFFTTKAGGSGIGLAVAKKIIDSHRGLIDVESEPGRGATLTVRLPYPGGPIDA; encoded by the coding sequence ATGAACCCTGGCTTTTTCAAAGATGTCTTCGAAAGCACTCGTTGCGGCATCCTGACCATCGACGAATCGGGTCGCGTGACCGCGGTCAATCACCTCGGCAGGTCCATCCTGTCGCTTGCGGAGGCCGATTCTGGCCCTATTCCTTGCGAGGAGCTCCTTCGTAATCACCCTCGGATGAGCCGCATGCTCCTGGACTCCCTCCACATGGAGAATCCGCCGGGCCGTTTCGAAATTGATATCGAGGCAGAGGGAAGGCCGAGAAGGGTGGTCGGCGGGACGATCTCCCACGTACGAGACGGAGAGGGGCGCCGAGAGGGGGCGGTCCTTGTCTTCAAGGATCTGACCCAGATCGAAGAGGGGGAGGAGCAAGAAAGCCTCAAAGAGCGCCTCGCGGCAATCGGCGAGATGGCGGCCGGGCTCGCCCATGAAATCCGCAATCCCCTGGGGAACATCGGCTCCACGGCAACGCTCCTGAAGCGCAAGCTCAGCGGGAACGACTCGGGGATCCTCGCCCTGAACAACATCGTCCAGGAAGTGCGGCGGCTCAACCACACCGTGACCCAGTGCCTCGAATATGCGAAGCCAGTGAACTTGACGTACCGTCCGCTGAATCTTGCGAGCCTGCTGCAGGAAGTCGTCGAGGACGTCCAGGCCAAATGGCCGCGTGGGGGCGTCCTGGTCACCGAAAGTCATACGGGAGGAGAGGCCGGCCCCCTGATGGCGGACGGGTTCCAGCTTCGTCAGGCCTTCCACAACCTGGTGGCGAACGCTTTCGACGCCATGGAGGGAAAGGGTGAGCTCGGCATCATCACCCTTCTGGAGCCGAGCGGGCACAAATTTGCCGCTTCCGACATTTCGGGAGAGGATAATCCGCCCTATTTCGCCGTGGTGCGCATCCGGGATTCCGGCCGGGGCATCACGCCCGAAGCCCGCGAGCGGATGTTCTTTCCCTTTTTCACCACCAAGGCGGGGGGGTCGGGAATCGGGCTGGCGGTGGCCAAGAAGATCATCGATTCCCATCGAGGTCTTATCGACGTGGAAAGCGAGCCGGGCAGGGGAGCCACTCTTACCGTGAGGCTACCCTATCCGGGAGGTCCAATCGATGCGTGA
- a CDS encoding dockerin type I domain-containing protein has protein sequence MQSIQRQAVRTAGARLLKWIFWIAFTVLLVLFPRAASAGTIKLAWDPVGDTDLSGYRVYYGTTSRVYTNMLDVGMQTAATLNNLQDCTVYYLALKARDANGNESVAFSNEVSGMSAPEPASISPNSAVQGAGNVTVTITGNNFDTQARPDFGPGITVNSYGTTSCNRLQATISIDAAAWVNAPPAQPRAVGVLNQGGPRGQRSGAFTVLFDNKRSDIDHSGKVAARDVLYWRNAFGSILGDSSYNTAADLNGDGVVDGADLALLAVWHGTIFN, from the coding sequence ATGCAATCCATCCAGCGCCAAGCGGTTCGAACGGCCGGCGCCCGGCTCCTGAAGTGGATTTTCTGGATCGCCTTCACGGTGCTGCTCGTGCTCTTTCCGCGTGCGGCATCCGCCGGCACGATCAAGCTGGCTTGGGACCCCGTCGGCGACACCGACCTTTCAGGGTATCGCGTCTACTACGGGACGACCTCGAGGGTCTACACCAACATGCTGGACGTCGGCATGCAAACGGCGGCGACCCTCAATAATCTGCAGGATTGCACGGTCTATTACCTGGCGTTGAAGGCAAGGGACGCCAACGGAAACGAGAGCGTCGCCTTCTCCAACGAGGTGTCGGGAATGTCGGCGCCGGAGCCTGCGTCGATCAGCCCCAACTCGGCCGTCCAGGGCGCGGGCAACGTGACCGTCACCATCACCGGCAACAATTTCGATACCCAGGCGAGGCCGGATTTCGGCCCCGGCATCACGGTGAACAGCTACGGGACCACCTCCTGCAACAGGCTTCAGGCCACCATCAGCATCGACGCGGCCGCCTGGGTCAACGCGCCGCCGGCGCAGCCTCGTGCGGTCGGGGTCCTGAATCAAGGCGGGCCCCGTGGCCAGAGGAGCGGAGCGTTTACCGTGCTTTTCGACAACAAGCGCTCCGACATCGACCACTCGGGGAAGGTGGCGGCTCGAGACGTCCTTTACTGGCGCAATGCTTTCGGCAGCATTCTGGGCGATTCGAGCTACAATACCGCCGCCGATCTGAACGGGGACGGCGTGGTGGACGGCGCCGACCTCGCGCTTCTCGCCGTCTGGCACGGCACGATCTTCAACTAG
- a CDS encoding redoxin domain-containing protein has product MDLRKTAAAFLASMTLTASFDRTGLADAPVPHSHQHEGVAEKFPEHPAAGEDAPDFRLRDLSGRWIGLGEYLGRGYLVLLFCSVSSPSFRKTALQMDRLAKNWERLEVKVVAVYTREAHPAALRKRAPRSYRERAALARQAWADLKLKIPVLIDEWEDPVHRTYGAMPGSAFLLDAHGKIVARHIQASADSMEKELQRELRVTVPPE; this is encoded by the coding sequence ATGGATCTCCGGAAAACGGCGGCGGCCTTCCTGGCATCCATGACCCTGACGGCGAGTTTCGACCGAACGGGCTTGGCCGACGCGCCGGTTCCGCACTCCCACCAACACGAAGGGGTCGCCGAAAAATTCCCGGAGCATCCCGCCGCCGGAGAGGACGCTCCCGATTTCAGGCTTCGGGATCTGAGCGGGCGGTGGATCGGCCTGGGGGAATACCTGGGCCGCGGTTATCTGGTCCTGCTCTTCTGCTCCGTCTCCTCCCCCAGCTTCCGCAAGACCGCCCTCCAGATGGATCGCCTGGCGAAGAACTGGGAGAGGCTGGAAGTGAAGGTGGTCGCAGTCTACACGCGCGAAGCGCACCCCGCGGCGCTGCGGAAGAGGGCGCCCCGGAGCTATCGCGAGCGCGCCGCCCTGGCGCGACAAGCCTGGGCCGATCTGAAGCTGAAGATCCCAGTCTTGATCGACGAATGGGAAGATCCCGTTCACCGGACCTACGGCGCCATGCCGGGATCCGCTTTTCTCCTCGATGCCCACGGAAAGATCGTCGCCCGCCACATCCAGGCCAGCGCCGATTCCATGGAAAAGGAGCTCCAGCGGGAGCTGCGTGTCACCGTCCCTCCGGAGTGA
- a CDS encoding SGNH/GDSL hydrolase family protein, translated as MNARGLRGSLVPYERTPGRIRFLLLGDSIVFGYGVGQDETLGERLADTLRKDGLPAEVINSGVPAYSIEEEIAFLELDGIRYRPDYVILGFCWNDLNDNHGIRVSSEGWLVSAAQGDGPASHPLWETPATYELRNLVKRSRIAYTAMTGLRSVQENLWPDSHYLFRKSVLEGMQTQAIVQAWERVARNVRRLQELSVQHGFRVLVVALPLPLALEADFPRSSYPKSLAEIAAREGVPFLDLQGSFRGAFRGHDSLFIPYDADHPNGAGHALAAASIRDYLEKNGGLALLISSVRHRPSFPDTPR; from the coding sequence GTGAACGCTCGCGGACTGCGCGGCAGCCTCGTTCCGTACGAAAGGACGCCGGGCAGAATCAGATTCCTTCTGCTAGGAGACTCGATCGTGTTCGGGTATGGCGTCGGGCAGGACGAGACCCTCGGCGAGCGACTTGCCGATACCCTGCGGAAGGACGGGCTCCCTGCGGAAGTGATCAATTCGGGCGTGCCCGCGTACAGCATCGAAGAAGAGATCGCCTTCCTGGAGCTAGATGGGATCCGCTACCGGCCAGACTACGTGATCCTTGGCTTTTGCTGGAACGATCTCAACGACAATCATGGCATCCGCGTGAGCTCGGAGGGCTGGCTCGTATCCGCCGCTCAGGGGGATGGGCCCGCCTCACACCCACTTTGGGAGACGCCCGCCACGTACGAGCTCAGGAACCTGGTCAAGCGATCACGAATCGCCTATACGGCGATGACCGGACTGCGCAGCGTGCAGGAGAATCTCTGGCCCGATTCCCACTATCTTTTCCGCAAGAGCGTTCTCGAAGGCATGCAAACCCAGGCGATCGTGCAGGCTTGGGAGCGGGTGGCGAGAAACGTCCGGCGCCTGCAGGAGCTTTCCGTTCAACATGGGTTTCGTGTCCTGGTGGTCGCTCTTCCGCTCCCCCTGGCCCTGGAAGCCGACTTCCCGCGGAGCAGCTATCCCAAATCGCTGGCCGAAATCGCCGCGAGGGAAGGCGTGCCCTTCCTAGACCTGCAGGGCAGCTTTCGCGGGGCGTTCCGGGGGCACGACTCGCTGTTCATCCCGTACGATGCCGATCATCCGAACGGTGCCGGTCACGCTCTGGCCGCCGCTTCGATCCGGGACTATTTGGAAAAAAATGGAGGACTCGCGCTCCTGATCTCTTCCGTCCGGCATCGTCCCTCCTTCCCGGACACGCCCCGGTAG
- a CDS encoding patatin-like phospholipase family protein: MTTRRRTLSSVCLALVILGGSRASAAEETETGANKPHKTRGAGGVPVVGLALSGGGARGFAHIGVLKALEEMRIPVDRIAGTSMGAVIGGLYACGYKPAQIEEIILRLDWSELFRITGPRSRMALFEREESGRYLISLPMDRLKIKLPAGFSEGDRITSILALLTVNSVAVDSFDELPIPFRAVGTDLVTGERVALGAGSLPEAIRASLAFPFFFTPVEIEGRLLTDGGLSDNLPVDVAEEMGADIVIASDTTSPLRDKEELNSPLGIADQALSLEMVASAQRMRGRADAVIAPEIGKRQPNDFKDIPVIIAEGYRAARENPDLQRIARSVAPAPPRLSPKPPPILGGFRADGERRLTRRQLASLTQAVTGKPLSVPDLPQAIQESVGEEFFRTVRFQLEHGQDGKSLLVMKVSEKQTDRFNLSARADDKYGALGLVNLSFRNLWRGDNAAALDLQVGSFSRASAQFLTPSVPGTSFFFRPQAFWSNDFQLAYSDRLNTSRFVDRRWGFELQGGNTFRNLGAVTLGYRFVSHEFHLDTGMPLLAPFHGKVTSLALRSHVDTLDRSEVPEKGRIIDLSLESARQGLGGDLSFERASLDYAGYHTWAKRHTLVTGLIVGAALDPLPDFEKYRVGGVGYLTGLKREELRGDYAAGVRVGYRLRMADPEKSFLSRFYLEMGVDGANVWQKGNHPWDGGLIPDAYLSLLVRTWVGPFRLTTGFTEGGRRNATFFFGHSF; this comes from the coding sequence ATGACGACTCGGCGGAGAACCCTCTCCTCAGTTTGCCTGGCGCTCGTGATCCTGGGGGGAAGCCGGGCTTCGGCCGCCGAAGAGACGGAGACCGGTGCGAACAAACCTCATAAGACCCGCGGCGCCGGCGGGGTTCCCGTCGTCGGCCTGGCGCTTTCGGGCGGTGGGGCGCGGGGATTCGCCCACATCGGGGTCTTGAAGGCGCTCGAAGAGATGCGAATTCCGGTGGACCGCATCGCCGGCACGTCGATGGGCGCGGTCATCGGAGGCCTGTATGCGTGCGGCTACAAGCCGGCGCAGATCGAGGAAATCATCCTCCGGCTCGATTGGAGCGAGCTGTTCCGGATTACCGGTCCGCGGTCGCGCATGGCGCTCTTCGAAAGGGAGGAGTCGGGAAGATACCTCATCTCCTTGCCGATGGACCGGCTGAAGATAAAGCTTCCGGCGGGCTTCTCGGAGGGCGACCGGATCACCAGCATCCTGGCGCTGCTGACCGTCAATTCCGTCGCCGTCGATTCGTTCGACGAGCTTCCGATTCCTTTCCGCGCGGTGGGCACCGACCTCGTCACCGGGGAGCGGGTGGCGCTCGGCGCCGGCTCCCTACCGGAAGCGATCCGCGCCAGCCTGGCTTTTCCGTTCTTCTTCACGCCGGTCGAGATCGAGGGGCGGCTGCTCACCGACGGCGGCCTTTCGGACAATCTTCCCGTCGACGTCGCCGAGGAGATGGGGGCGGACATCGTCATCGCCTCCGACACGACGTCGCCCCTGCGCGACAAGGAGGAGCTGAATTCTCCCCTGGGCATCGCCGACCAGGCTCTCTCTCTCGAAATGGTCGCTTCGGCCCAGAGGATGAGGGGTCGGGCGGACGCCGTGATCGCGCCGGAGATCGGCAAACGGCAGCCGAATGACTTCAAGGACATACCCGTGATCATCGCCGAAGGCTATCGAGCCGCCCGCGAAAACCCCGATCTGCAACGGATCGCCCGCTCCGTGGCCCCGGCCCCCCCGAGGCTGTCTCCGAAGCCACCGCCGATCCTGGGCGGGTTCCGCGCCGACGGCGAGAGACGGCTGACACGCCGGCAGCTGGCTTCGCTGACCCAGGCCGTCACGGGGAAGCCCTTGTCGGTGCCGGACCTTCCCCAGGCAATCCAGGAATCGGTCGGGGAGGAGTTCTTCCGGACCGTCCGCTTCCAGCTGGAGCATGGGCAGGATGGTAAGAGCTTGCTCGTCATGAAGGTCAGCGAAAAGCAGACCGATCGCTTCAACCTCTCAGCCCGGGCCGACGACAAATACGGCGCCCTCGGCCTGGTCAACCTGAGCTTCCGAAATCTTTGGAGGGGCGACAATGCCGCCGCCCTGGATCTTCAGGTCGGCTCCTTCTCCCGGGCCTCGGCCCAGTTCCTCACTCCGTCAGTCCCGGGAACCTCGTTCTTCTTCCGGCCGCAGGCATTCTGGTCGAACGATTTTCAGCTGGCCTACTCGGACCGTCTCAACACCAGCCGCTTCGTCGATCGCCGCTGGGGCTTCGAGCTGCAGGGAGGGAATACCTTCCGGAACCTCGGGGCCGTGACGCTCGGATATCGATTCGTCTCCCACGAGTTCCATCTCGACACCGGCATGCCGCTGCTCGCCCCTTTCCACGGCAAGGTCACTTCGCTCGCGCTGAGAAGCCACGTCGACACCCTGGACCGTTCCGAGGTACCGGAGAAGGGGCGGATCATCGACCTTTCGCTGGAGTCGGCCCGCCAGGGGCTGGGAGGCGATCTGAGCTTCGAGCGGGCGAGCCTCGATTACGCCGGCTATCACACCTGGGCGAAGCGCCATACGCTGGTGACCGGCTTGATCGTGGGAGCGGCGCTCGACCCGTTGCCCGATTTCGAGAAGTATCGCGTCGGGGGGGTCGGCTACCTCACCGGACTCAAGCGCGAAGAGCTGCGGGGCGATTACGCGGCCGGAGTCCGCGTGGGGTATCGTCTCCGGATGGCCGATCCGGAAAAGAGTTTCCTCTCCCGCTTCTATCTGGAGATGGGAGTCGATGGAGCGAACGTCTGGCAGAAGGGGAATCACCCGTGGGACGGTGGGCTGATTCCGGACGCGTATCTGTCGCTGCTGGTCCGGACCTGGGTGGGACCCTTCCGCCTCACGACCGGCTTCACCGAAGGAGGGAGAAGGAACGCGACCTTCTTCTTCGGCCACTCGTTCTGA
- a CDS encoding proline dehydrogenase family protein encodes MTKSVFLYLSRSPAARRFTMGLPLAKRAARRFVVGETLQEALNAVRVLNREGLIATLDQLGEDVMNAEEAKTSTRGVVSILEGIQRMEVDSNLSLKLTQLGLRVDPDLCLENLDAVVERAKTLGNFVRIDMEGSDVTDVTFRLYEKVKERHGNVGIVVQAYLRRTEDDLRRRLIPAGASVRLCKGAYKEPPDRAFPAKRDVDANYIRLADLLLAPESRARGARAAIATHDEAMIRHVQTKVARGEIGKRDFEFQMLYGIRRDLQNALAKEGYIVRIYVSFGTQWYPYFMRRLAERPANLFFLVRNILRG; translated from the coding sequence ATGACCAAGAGCGTCTTTCTCTACCTTTCCAGGAGCCCGGCGGCGCGCCGTTTCACGATGGGCCTGCCCCTGGCAAAGCGGGCGGCGCGCCGCTTCGTCGTGGGCGAGACCCTCCAGGAGGCTTTAAATGCTGTGAGGGTACTGAACCGCGAGGGCTTGATCGCCACGCTGGATCAGCTGGGTGAGGACGTGATGAACGCCGAGGAGGCGAAGACTTCCACCCGCGGAGTGGTCAGTATCCTCGAAGGGATCCAAAGGATGGAAGTCGATTCCAACCTGTCGCTGAAGTTGACACAGCTGGGGCTGCGCGTCGACCCGGATCTCTGCCTGGAGAACCTCGATGCGGTCGTCGAGCGTGCCAAGACGCTCGGGAATTTCGTGCGGATCGACATGGAAGGATCCGACGTCACCGACGTCACCTTTCGGCTCTACGAGAAGGTGAAGGAGCGGCACGGGAACGTCGGGATCGTCGTGCAAGCCTACCTGCGCCGGACGGAGGACGACCTCCGCCGGCGGCTGATTCCGGCCGGTGCGTCGGTGCGCCTTTGCAAGGGAGCCTACAAGGAGCCCCCGGACCGGGCGTTTCCGGCGAAGCGCGATGTCGACGCGAATTACATCCGGCTCGCCGATCTGCTCCTGGCTCCGGAGTCTCGTGCCCGGGGAGCGAGGGCCGCCATCGCGACCCACGACGAGGCGATGATCCGCCACGTCCAGACGAAAGTCGCCCGGGGGGAAATCGGCAAAAGGGATTTCGAGTTCCAGATGCTGTACGGAATCCGCCGCGACCTACAGAATGCGCTCGCGAAGGAGGGGTACATCGTGAGGATCTACGTCTCCTTCGGAACCCAATGGTATCCCTACTTCATGCGGCGCCTGGCGGAGCGCCCGGCGAACCTGTTTTTCCTTGTCCGGAACATCCTGCGAGGGTAG
- a CDS encoding DUF188 domain-containing protein yields the protein MTSGPRSSLRLWIDADGCPVLPEARRIAARHGAPVTVVGGPSARHGQESSEGYEVVVVGTASEAADDYIAARAAPGEIVLTDDLLLADRSLKAGAAALSSRGVIFTPDSIGALLARREIGKFLREIGETSGGPQPFGSDFRSRFKHALHELMERLKREAGRPAGA from the coding sequence ATGACTTCCGGGCCGCGCTCGAGCCTCCGCCTGTGGATCGACGCCGACGGCTGCCCCGTCCTGCCGGAGGCCCGGCGAATCGCCGCCCGGCACGGCGCGCCGGTCACCGTCGTCGGAGGCCCCTCGGCCCGCCACGGGCAGGAGTCTTCCGAAGGCTATGAGGTGGTCGTAGTGGGCACCGCCTCCGAGGCCGCCGACGACTACATCGCCGCCCGCGCCGCTCCCGGCGAGATCGTCCTCACCGACGACCTCCTCCTCGCCGATCGAAGTCTGAAAGCCGGCGCCGCGGCGCTCTCCTCGCGGGGCGTGATCTTCACGCCCGACAGCATCGGAGCGCTCCTGGCGCGCCGCGAGATCGGCAAGTTCCTCAGGGAGATCGGCGAGACGAGCGGCGGGCCGCAACCCTTCGGATCGGACTTCCGGAGCCGCTTCAAGCACGCCCTGCACGAGCTGATGGAGCGCCTCAAGCGCGAAGCCGGCCGGCCCGCGGGCGCTTGA
- a CDS encoding cohesin domain-containing protein encodes MATFEGACVPGNPCYAGTVTMQAGSASGNVFEVNMVLNKLNTVIGAVSMLVDFDPTFLSYQGFTKGTALGNGVQTIYIVTPTSGEVQISITPGGGKSISSADTMITLAFKALKAGQSNLSFRNKDVNDGSVLYTTGGVVIPAGGSSGWSGGLVTAN; translated from the coding sequence GTGGCCACGTTCGAGGGCGCTTGCGTCCCCGGCAATCCCTGCTACGCGGGGACGGTCACGATGCAGGCGGGGTCGGCCTCCGGGAACGTCTTCGAAGTGAACATGGTCCTGAACAAGCTGAACACCGTTATCGGAGCGGTCTCGATGCTGGTCGATTTCGATCCGACCTTCCTGAGCTATCAGGGCTTCACGAAGGGGACTGCTTTGGGCAACGGCGTCCAAACAATTTACATCGTCACGCCCACTTCCGGTGAAGTCCAGATCAGCATCACGCCGGGTGGTGGGAAGAGCATTTCAAGCGCCGATACGATGATTACCCTGGCTTTCAAGGCCCTGAAGGCGGGGCAGTCGAACCTGTCTTTCAGAAACAAGGACGTCAATGACGGCTCGGTCCTCTACACGACGGGGGGAGTCGTCATTCCCGCGGGCGGCTCGTCCGGCTGGTCCGGAGGGCTGGTAACGGCCAATTGA
- a CDS encoding TIGR04282 family arsenosugar biosynthesis glycosyltransferase: MIPSRSLLLFARYPVAGKVKTRLVPRYTPEEALELHRALLADSLDLLNDVAARTSAAAALYLSEPGNLDAELSARQGAALLAAQQGLDLGERLAKAFEERFSAGSRQVVVLGSDSPHLPPERIVRAFDQLETHQVVVGPARDGGYYLMGATRLHPELFRAIPWGTAQVYRETVRRARQEGITLASLPAWDDVDTPEALGALWKEIRNRQEREDVSIPRATQALLRRWTEAGKAL, encoded by the coding sequence ATGATTCCGTCCCGCTCCCTTCTGCTGTTCGCCCGGTATCCGGTCGCCGGAAAGGTCAAGACCCGTCTCGTTCCACGCTACACTCCCGAAGAGGCACTGGAGCTGCACCGCGCCCTTCTCGCCGACAGCCTCGACCTGCTCAATGACGTCGCCGCCCGGACTTCGGCCGCCGCCGCGCTCTACTTGAGCGAGCCGGGAAATCTGGACGCGGAGCTCTCCGCCCGGCAGGGAGCCGCTTTGCTCGCGGCGCAGCAGGGGTTGGATCTCGGCGAGAGGCTGGCCAAGGCCTTCGAGGAGCGCTTCAGCGCGGGCTCACGGCAAGTGGTCGTTCTGGGCTCCGACAGCCCACATCTTCCGCCCGAGAGAATCGTTCGCGCTTTCGACCAGTTGGAAACCCACCAAGTCGTCGTGGGGCCGGCCCGTGACGGCGGCTACTATTTGATGGGGGCCACGCGCCTTCACCCCGAGCTGTTCCGCGCAATCCCGTGGGGGACGGCGCAGGTCTATCGCGAGACCGTCCGCCGGGCCCGCCAGGAAGGGATCACTCTCGCTTCGCTCCCCGCCTGGGACGACGTCGACACCCCTGAAGCGCTCGGCGCGCTTTGGAAGGAAATCCGCAACCGGCAGGAGCGGGAGGACGTGTCGATTCCGCGCGCCACCCAAGCCCTTTTGCGGCGCTGGACGGAGGCAGGGAAAGCGCTCTGA
- a CDS encoding carboxymuconolactone decarboxylase family protein has protein sequence MAGHTALARQLGYTELELADLERHAQSAAYDPALKAALRFAELMTKDAHRVTEEVFAEMRRHYDDSEILEISCVVGLTNYWNRFTTALRIDLSGTDEPYDPPASR, from the coding sequence GTGGCCGGGCACACTGCCTTGGCAAGGCAGCTGGGATATACCGAGCTGGAGCTGGCCGATTTGGAGCGGCACGCGCAATCGGCAGCCTACGATCCGGCGCTGAAGGCGGCGCTGCGCTTCGCCGAGCTGATGACGAAGGACGCCCATCGGGTCACGGAGGAGGTCTTCGCCGAGATGCGCAGGCATTATGACGATTCGGAGATTCTGGAGATCAGCTGCGTGGTCGGGCTGACGAATTACTGGAACCGCTTCACGACGGCGCTGCGCATCGACCTTTCCGGCACCGACGAGCCCTACGATCCCCCCGCCTCGCGATGA